The following proteins are encoded in a genomic region of Gammaproteobacteria bacterium:
- a CDS encoding Diguanylate cyclase — translation MIEPISEITDSKEGTILLVDDQPEQIRIIKSALDSFFFIKIATRGELAIKIANIGGVDLILLDVVMPAMDGYETCRQLKNNPLTKNIPVIFLTGKESQNDETVGLELGAVDFIRKPSSPLVLLTRCRNTISYQRIKEDLQRKNDELSEKNKQLLVLNKMLENLSVTDGLTGIPNRRKFEEYLIQEWSRALRDSSPISMIVIDVDYFKLFNDHYGHLAGDDCLKTIAKTLATSTARSFRSGGALWRGGVCLHPTKSGFLGPSFYGESVDRKY, via the coding sequence ATGATTGAGCCTATATCAGAGATCACCGATTCCAAAGAAGGCACAATATTACTGGTCGACGATCAGCCTGAGCAAATTAGAATCATCAAATCGGCTTTGGACTCATTTTTCTTTATAAAGATCGCAACCCGCGGAGAACTTGCAATAAAAATTGCTAATATTGGCGGTGTGGATCTTATTCTCCTTGATGTGGTGATGCCGGCCATGGATGGTTATGAAACCTGTCGACAGTTAAAGAATAATCCCTTAACCAAAAATATCCCAGTAATTTTCCTGACAGGAAAAGAGAGTCAGAACGATGAGACCGTTGGGTTGGAACTGGGGGCGGTAGATTTTATCCGCAAGCCTAGCAGTCCATTGGTTCTGTTGACAAGATGCCGCAACACTATTTCCTATCAACGCATCAAAGAGGATTTACAACGGAAGAATGATGAATTATCTGAAAAAAATAAACAATTATTAGTGTTGAATAAAATGCTGGAGAATCTTTCTGTTACAGATGGGTTAACCGGGATTCCGAACCGAAGAAAATTCGAAGAATATTTAATACAGGAATGGAGTCGAGCATTACGTGATAGTTCGCCAATATCAATGATTGTTATTGATGTCGATTATTTTAAGTTGTTTAACGATCATTATGGCCATCTTGCCGGAGATGATTGTCTGAAAACGATTGCTAAAACCTTGGCGACGTCCACCGCTCGCTCTTTCCGATCTGGTGGCGCGTTATGGCGGGGAGGAGTTTGTTTGCATCCTACCAAAAGTGGATTCCTCGGGCCTAGTTTTTATGGGGAATCGGTTGATAGAAAATATTAA
- a CDS encoding hypothetical protein (Evidence 5 : Unknown function) has protein sequence MLKPWRRPPLALSDLVARYGGEEFVCILPKVDSSGLVFMGNRLIENINKLRIPHKYSKVASHITISMGGATLIPSREASPFLLVGRADERLYKAKQNGRNRFVFD, from the coding sequence TTGCTAAAACCTTGGCGACGTCCACCGCTCGCTCTTTCCGATCTGGTGGCGCGTTATGGCGGGGAGGAGTTTGTTTGCATCCTACCAAAAGTGGATTCCTCGGGCCTAGTTTTTATGGGGAATCGGTTGATAGAAAATATTAATAAACTACGTATTCCTCATAAATATTCCAAGGTCGCGTCACATATCACGATTAGTATGGGAGGAGCGACTCTGATACCTTCTAGAGAAGCGTCACCGTTTTTGTTGGTTGGACGGGCGGACGAACGGTTATATAAAGCCAAGCAAAATGGACGAAATCGGTTTGTGTTTGACTAA
- a CDS encoding conserved hypothetical protein (Evidence 4 : Unknown function but conserved in other organisms), with protein MTFSSPCPSLSAEERRRALLARHGYNVTPSQVFHRLVEGFEQAGVPQLFNARIGTLHTRFSIVGSTLAEALWAPFAHLRLDDARDQTPALTVEVWASPALSDDVPTAPHPWGLVVDDPEHRLFHDWRPESDMVLDVRAGRIVGRMEAPSRWQPDQWARPLHRLMAGVLSHAGIVMLHAALVGSGGDAVLLAGAGGSGKSTTALACLFAGLDLLGDDTIAVAIHDQEVIGYSLYATALANPFYLGQHGFDCERFAPQTLANEDKPLWRLPPAPPWNRIRAILLPCIGGTGRTVIEPARSGDFLRAAAAHSTFVNIQNRYQAMEVMAEMAKRLPVWRLTLASDPAEVVARVRDFIGTRGRNGADP; from the coding sequence GTGACTTTTTCCTCACCTTGTCCATCACTGTCCGCCGAGGAAAGACGCCGTGCGCTATTGGCTCGCCACGGCTACAACGTCACCCCCTCCCAGGTCTTCCATCGGCTGGTCGAGGGCTTCGAACAAGCCGGAGTGCCACAACTCTTCAATGCCCGAATAGGCACCCTGCATACGCGATTTTCCATCGTCGGTTCCACACTGGCCGAGGCGCTATGGGCACCATTTGCGCACCTGCGACTCGACGATGCGAGAGACCAGACGCCGGCGTTGACCGTGGAGGTGTGGGCCTCTCCGGCGCTTTCCGATGATGTGCCGACCGCCCCCCATCCCTGGGGCTTGGTAGTGGATGACCCCGAACATCGCCTATTTCACGACTGGCGCCCCGAGTCGGACATGGTGCTGGATGTCCGGGCGGGTCGTATCGTCGGACGCATGGAAGCACCTTCTCGCTGGCAGCCCGACCAGTGGGCACGACCACTCCACCGCCTGATGGCAGGCGTACTTTCTCATGCGGGCATAGTGATGCTACATGCCGCCTTGGTGGGCAGCGGCGGCGATGCCGTGCTTCTAGCCGGGGCCGGTGGTTCTGGTAAATCCACCACCGCCCTAGCCTGCCTATTTGCGGGGCTCGACCTCCTCGGCGACGACACGATCGCGGTAGCAATCCACGACCAAGAAGTCATCGGCTACAGCCTCTACGCCACCGCCCTAGCCAACCCCTTCTATCTGGGGCAGCACGGATTCGACTGTGAACGGTTCGCACCCCAGACTCTCGCCAACGAGGACAAACCGCTTTGGCGCCTGCCCCCTGCCCCACCGTGGAACCGTATCCGCGCCATCCTGCTACCGTGCATCGGCGGTACGGGGCGAACCGTGATCGAACCAGCACGCAGTGGTGACTTTTTGCGCGCAGCGGCAGCCCACTCCACCTTCGTCAACATCCAAAACCGGTACCAAGCCATGGAGGTTATGGCCGAGATGGCCAAACGCTTGCCGGTGTGGCGGCTGACTCTTGCCAGCGACCCTGCCGAAGTGGTCGCTAGGGTGAGAGACTTCATCGGAACTCGTGGCCGAAACGGCGCTGATCCATGA
- a CDS encoding transposase yields the protein MKTTRIALSKQLNPGKLSALEEQAQRLGAIRSEVWQRYGSIQALRLTDRQIRDTWINEKRTFPVLANAWKETLRDAETNIVMTVEAAKVKARQAIRNHSPDVQERKSLYARLKTNQFVEDRYLARVMRKYWNRGHNHTHNQIIVRSDSYTSFQLGGHAWIKIPGLERGQRIAIPLNTIVEPTGTLRLILREAKVEVHYAVEVTQTNDCGVQIIGVDKGYTEVLVDSDGEHHGKGLGELLSTESDALKSKNQRRAKLRAIAENTRNNRKRQHILKHNLGRKKKQRHARIIKAQIRDKVYQAVHAVVDKASVIVAEDLTAQMSGKNFGRNVNRRLANWTKGIIAEAIENVSQRRGSTLVLVNPAYTSQMDSRSGCLLGSRKGDQFHCFDGVVLQADENAARNVLARLHDPGIDRWTPFKKVKSILLERTERLRLRLSNQDSSCGPTNLSTECEISKNLNRQICPGF from the coding sequence ATGAAAACGACTCGGATAGCGTTGAGCAAACAACTTAATCCAGGAAAGCTATCAGCGCTAGAAGAACAAGCGCAAAGGCTTGGCGCTATCCGTTCAGAAGTCTGGCAGCGCTATGGTTCGATTCAAGCTCTTAGACTGACGGATCGTCAGATTCGTGATACCTGGATAAATGAAAAACGTACCTTTCCGGTTTTGGCGAATGCTTGGAAGGAAACCTTGCGTGATGCGGAAACCAACATCGTTATGACGGTCGAAGCGGCTAAGGTAAAGGCTAGACAAGCGATTCGTAATCACAGCCCTGATGTTCAAGAACGTAAGAGTCTTTACGCAAGGTTAAAAACAAATCAATTCGTTGAGGATCGTTATCTGGCGCGCGTGATGCGCAAGTATTGGAATCGGGGCCATAATCATACGCACAATCAAATCATTGTTCGTTCAGATAGTTACACATCCTTTCAATTGGGTGGACATGCCTGGATAAAAATCCCAGGACTAGAACGCGGGCAACGCATAGCGATCCCTTTGAATACCATCGTGGAACCAACTGGCACCTTACGATTAATTTTACGCGAAGCGAAAGTGGAAGTGCATTACGCAGTCGAAGTTACCCAAACAAACGACTGTGGCGTACAAATAATTGGTGTGGACAAAGGATACACGGAAGTATTAGTTGATTCCGATGGTGAACATCACGGAAAAGGTCTTGGTGAATTGCTATCCACTGAATCCGACGCACTCAAAAGCAAAAATCAGCGCCGAGCAAAACTTCGAGCTATCGCCGAGAACACTCGTAATAACCGTAAGCGTCAACACATACTCAAACACAATCTTGGCCGCAAGAAAAAACAGCGTCATGCAAGAATAATAAAGGCTCAGATTCGTGATAAAGTTTACCAGGCGGTTCATGCCGTTGTTGATAAAGCTAGTGTGATAGTAGCGGAAGATTTGACCGCTCAAATGAGTGGCAAGAATTTTGGTAGAAATGTGAATCGTCGTTTGGCGAATTGGACCAAAGGCATCATCGCCGAGGCGATTGAGAATGTATCCCAGCGTAGAGGTTCTACGTTGGTTCTCGTTAATCCTGCTTATACCTCACAAATGGATTCTCGGAGCGGCTGTTTACTAGGTAGCCGCAAAGGGGATCAATTTCACTGTTTCGACGGGGTGGTTTTGCAGGCGGATGAGAACGCTGCGCGAAACGTTTTAGCAAGACTTCACGATCCGGGGATAGATCGATGGACGCCTTTCAAGAAGGTGAAATCTATATTGCTAGAACGGACCGAGCGCCTCCGGTTGAGACTGTCCAACCAGGACTCCAGTTGCGGGCCGACAAACCTATCAACGGAGTGCGAAATATCTAAAAATCTGAATCGCCAAATTTGTCCGGGTTTTTAG
- a CDS encoding Glyco_trans_2-like domain-containing protein, protein MSSMVVSCIIPVWNGERFLDQALDSVFAQTRPPDEIIVVDDGSTDGSAATARGRGRVRLIQQVNGGVASARNAGVQAANGDMLAFLDADDLWLPTKLERQLGALAIAATAGGCVTLIDTFTDTNLGEGTIPTNLERPRPGYIASTLMVRRQLWERIGPMDETMPIRAEFEWFARLKRTAIEVVEIAEVLARRRLHRDNTSRRFTQASIDAAFVTIARHRGRKVAPL, encoded by the coding sequence ATGAGCAGCATGGTGGTGAGCTGCATCATCCCGGTATGGAACGGTGAGCGTTTCCTCGATCAAGCCCTCGACAGCGTATTTGCTCAAACTCGGCCACCGGACGAGATAATCGTGGTGGACGATGGTTCGACCGATGGATCGGCGGCCACTGCCCGAGGCAGGGGGCGTGTCCGGCTGATCCAGCAGGTGAATGGAGGGGTCGCCTCGGCCCGTAATGCCGGTGTTCAAGCGGCCAACGGTGACATGCTGGCATTTCTGGATGCCGATGACCTGTGGCTACCCACCAAACTCGAACGTCAGCTTGGTGCCTTGGCGATAGCAGCGACTGCGGGCGGCTGTGTAACTCTCATCGATACCTTTACGGATACCAACCTAGGTGAAGGTACTATCCCTACCAATCTTGAGAGGCCGAGGCCAGGTTACATCGCTAGCACTTTAATGGTTCGGCGACAGCTCTGGGAGCGGATCGGCCCCATGGATGAAACCATGCCCATCCGTGCCGAATTCGAATGGTTCGCCCGACTCAAGCGAACTGCCATCGAGGTGGTCGAGATAGCAGAGGTACTAGCACGGCGTCGCCTGCATCGCGACAACACCAGCCGACGATTTACCCAAGCCTCCATTGATGCGGCCTTCGTCACCATCGCCCGTCATCGCGGCCGCAAGGTAGCGCCTCTGTGA
- a CDS encoding putative PqqD family protein (Evidence 3 : Putative function from multiple computational evidences) yields the protein MKEDAILLRETVLRVPDDEQVVSQMADDEVVIINFNTGVYFALGGSGVDFWSLLERGTTIVAMTEWGMAHWDVASSSLAADVEAFSHNLYTAGLIVAVNSDAPIPVLQRIPSSGIYVTPRFEKFDDLADSFAIDPPLPMVSVGKHK from the coding sequence ATGAAAGAAGATGCAATCTTGCTACGCGAAACTGTCTTACGCGTACCCGACGACGAACAGGTCGTAAGCCAGATGGCCGACGACGAGGTCGTCATCATTAATTTCAATACGGGAGTCTATTTCGCCCTGGGCGGTAGCGGCGTCGATTTCTGGTCATTGCTGGAGCGGGGTACCACCATCGTGGCGATGACCGAGTGGGGCATGGCTCACTGGGACGTAGCATCATCATCCCTCGCCGCAGACGTTGAAGCCTTCAGCCACAACCTATACACCGCAGGATTGATCGTTGCGGTAAACAGCGACGCCCCGATCCCGGTTCTGCAACGGATTCCGAGTTCGGGGATATACGTCACTCCACGCTTTGAAAAATTCGACGATCTCGCTGACTCTTTCGCGATCGATCCACCGCTGCCGATGGTGAGTGTCGGAAAACACAAATGA
- a CDS encoding hypothetical protein (Evidence 5 : Unknown function) yields MNTTTSPLFRWICSQALSPAEHAFLGTMILPLDEAEVCWQQWLNTPKLPHGGEDLLPLLHERSHSLTSTAPREVARRLTVAALLEERRGTALQTILGDLLTKMEQRGLSPLVLDGHVRPGRRLRHTASIDLLFPDNRTLQAATNVLGLEEVAIRGGVFKYQHPSGLPVHLYASTPPGLSELDHEQLTAAAQEGTVDGLVFRYLAHIDELALACLAYCGTSQPRWLIDAAVLVGMEGVTPNRLENLAKREPVIACAVDGVLGYLDHTFALPNAVTLRRVLPALPISLRQRYQTVFSIVGRRRFLAARQPLLLRAYLAWWALATHRQGEPKTAS; encoded by the coding sequence GTGAACACCACTACCTCTCCGTTGTTCAGGTGGATCTGCTCCCAGGCTTTGTCCCCTGCCGAACATGCGTTCCTCGGGACCATGATCCTGCCTTTGGACGAAGCAGAGGTATGCTGGCAACAGTGGCTAAATACACCCAAGTTACCACATGGCGGAGAGGATCTACTACCACTGTTACACGAACGTAGCCATAGCCTTACATCGACCGCCCCCCGTGAGGTAGCACGAAGGCTCACGGTAGCAGCCCTCCTAGAGGAGCGGCGTGGCACCGCGCTGCAAACCATCCTCGGAGATCTGTTGACGAAAATGGAGCAACGGGGGCTATCACCCCTGGTACTCGATGGCCATGTTCGCCCCGGCCGAAGACTTCGTCATACCGCCAGCATCGACCTCCTCTTCCCCGACAATAGAACATTGCAGGCCGCTACCAATGTGTTGGGCTTAGAGGAAGTAGCAATACGGGGAGGTGTCTTCAAGTACCAGCATCCTTCCGGGCTACCGGTCCATCTGTACGCATCAACGCCACCAGGGCTCTCCGAGCTGGACCACGAGCAACTAACCGCCGCCGCGCAGGAGGGGACGGTGGATGGTCTGGTCTTTCGCTACCTCGCCCACATCGACGAACTGGCGCTTGCCTGTCTGGCCTACTGCGGTACCAGTCAGCCACGCTGGCTAATAGACGCAGCCGTACTGGTGGGCATGGAAGGCGTCACGCCGAATCGACTGGAAAACCTGGCCAAACGCGAGCCGGTGATTGCCTGCGCCGTGGACGGCGTACTCGGCTACCTGGACCACACCTTCGCCCTACCCAATGCTGTCACGTTACGTCGTGTCCTGCCTGCCTTACCGATTTCCCTTCGCCAACGTTACCAGACGGTTTTTTCTATTGTAGGGCGACGGCGTTTCCTGGCGGCCAGACAACCTCTGCTGCTGCGTGCATACCTCGCTTGGTGGGCGTTAGCCACCCACCGGCAAGGGGAGCCAAAAACTGCATCTTGA
- a CDS encoding hypothetical protein (Evidence 5 : Unknown function) → MAIVHTFSCRLYGLRKYKQVLKESLETQEEHHENDSDSVEQTT, encoded by the coding sequence ATGGCCATCGTTCATACTTTTTCCTGTCGTTTATACGGGTTACGAAAGTATAAGCAGGTATTGAAAGAATCTCTTGAAACCCAAGAAGAACACCATGAAAACGACTCGGATAGCGTTGAGCAAACAACTTAA
- a CDS encoding putative Glycosyltransferase (Evidence 3 : Putative function from multiple computational evidences) encodes MKISCIIAVRDGMPFLTKALDSIATQSICPFEVLVIDDGSTDASVECARGHALCPTVLPTQGRGPAGARNTALGVVRGDLITFLDADDIWRPHKLERQVEAFVRWPDLDLCLVAAENFADPPCTIPGDWRLPLLGRHSGEFLLSTAMARSSLFDRVGLFDETLFPWGEDTDWFLRVVTARACFRHLDEVFVNRRLHTRNLIRDFANSQRINTAFTLVARDLARRRSASK; translated from the coding sequence ATGAAGATCTCCTGCATCATCGCGGTTCGTGACGGAATGCCCTTTCTGACAAAGGCTTTGGACAGCATCGCGACGCAAAGTATTTGTCCGTTTGAGGTATTGGTGATTGATGATGGTTCGACCGACGCCTCGGTCGAGTGTGCGCGAGGTCATGCTCTATGCCCCACGGTTCTGCCCACCCAAGGGCGGGGACCTGCAGGCGCACGCAATACGGCACTGGGTGTAGTGAGGGGGGACCTGATCACTTTTCTCGATGCCGACGATATCTGGCGACCACACAAACTTGAGCGACAGGTGGAGGCATTCGTGCGCTGGCCGGATCTGGATCTGTGCCTGGTCGCCGCTGAAAACTTCGCCGACCCGCCCTGCACCATCCCCGGCGATTGGCGGCTGCCCCTACTAGGTCGTCACAGCGGCGAATTCCTGCTCTCAACTGCCATGGCCCGCAGCTCTCTATTCGATCGGGTCGGTCTGTTCGACGAGACCCTGTTTCCGTGGGGCGAAGATACCGACTGGTTCCTCCGGGTAGTCACGGCGCGAGCTTGCTTCAGGCACCTAGATGAGGTATTCGTAAATCGCCGTTTGCATACACGTAACCTCATCCGCGATTTCGCCAACTCTCAGCGGATTAACACTGCGTTTACGCTCGTGGCCCGCGACCTCGCCCGCCGACGATCCGCCTCGAAATAA